A portion of the Juglans microcarpa x Juglans regia isolate MS1-56 chromosome 1D, Jm3101_v1.0, whole genome shotgun sequence genome contains these proteins:
- the LOC121263280 gene encoding protein GRAVITROPIC IN THE LIGHT 1, whose translation MLPTGAKDSQLRESSNQKVHPQPMEEATNQNPEAMEALISKIFTNISSLKSAYIQLQAAHTPYDPDKIQVADKLVISELKNLSELKHFYREKNPKPVCVSPQDSRLAAEIQEQQSLLKTYEVMVNKFQSEIQNKDSEVLQLQQQIEEANQRRAKLEKNLKLRGLSTKESEGSADENGFFPVDLTPDLFTSAVEAAFKAIHDFSKPLINMMKAAGWDLDAAANSIEPDVIYAKRAHKKYAFESHICQRMFSGFQQASFSIKSDNLMVNKDSFFHQFLALREMDPVDILGQNPDSIFGKFCRSKYLVVVHPKMEASFFGNLDQRNYVMGGGHPRTPFYQAFLKLAKSIWLLHRLAYSFDPNVKVFQVKRGTEFSEVYMESVVKNLILDESDQKPKVGLMVMPGFWIGGSVIQSQVYLSGMKVAE comes from the coding sequence ATGCTACCCACTGGAGCAAAAGATTCCCAACTCCGTGAGAGCAGCAACCAGAAGGTCCACCCACAACCCATGGAAGAGGCCACGAATCAGAATCCTGAAGCTATGGAAGCCCTTATATCCAAGATTTTTACAAACATCTCCTCCCTGAAGTCAGCTTACATCCAGCTTCAAGCTGCTCACACTCCCTATGACCCTGATAAAATCCAAGTTGCCGATAAACTTGTAATTTCTGAGCTGAAGAACCTGTCTGAACTCAAGCACTTTTACAGGGAGAAAAACCCCAAACCAGTATGTGTTTCTCCACAGGACTCTCGTTTAGCTGCAGAGATCCAAGAACAACAGAGCCTGCTGAAAACCTATGAGGTTATGGTGAATAAATTTCAGTCTGAAATTCAGAATAAAGATTCTGAGGTTCTTCAGTTACAGCAGCAGATTGAGGAGGCAAACCAGAGGCGGGCAAAACTGGAAAAGAATCTTAAGCTTAGGGGCTTGTCAACAAAAGAATCAGAAGGTTCTGCAGATGAAAATGGATTTTTCCCTGTAGATCTAACCCCTGATCTCTTTACATCTGCTGTAGAAGCTGCTTTCAAAGCCATTCATGATTTTTCTAAGCCATTGATAAATATGATGAAAGCAGCTGGATGGGATCTTGATGCTGCAGCAAACTCCATTGAACCTGATGtcatttatgcaaaaagagcccATAAAAAATATGCTTTTGAGTCCCATATCTGCCAAAGAATGTTCAGTGGCTTTCAGCAGGCAAGCTTCTCCATCAAATCAGACAATCTTATGGTCAATAAAGACAGCTTCTTCCACCAATTTCTTGCTCTAAGGGAGATGGATCCAGTGGACATACTAGGCCAAAATCCAGATTccatttttggaaaattttgcAGGAGCAAGTACCTAGTGGTGGTTCACCCAAAGATGGAGGCTTCGTTCTTTGGAAATTTAGATCAGCGAAATTATGTAATGGGGGGTGGGCATCCAAGGACTCCATTTTACCAGGCTTTTCTAAAACTGGCGAAGTCAATCTGGCTTTTGCATAGGCTAGCCTATTCGTTTGATCCCAATGTCAAGGTCTTTCAGGTTAAGAGAGGGACTGAATTCTCTGAGGTTTATATGGAAAGTGTGGTGAAGAATTTGATACTGGATGAAAGTGATCAAAAGCCCAAGGTTGGACTAATGGTGATGCCTGGTTTTTGGATTGGGGGTAGTGTGATCCAGAGTCAAGTTTATCTCTCGGGCATGAAGGTTGCTGAATGA
- the LOC121263304 gene encoding pectinesterase inhibitor 9-like: protein MAKLDFSLLLFFSSLFSMSVMAEPAFARRSRSRAYIEASCRTARYPTLCIKYLCGYANANIQSLEQLAHLALSVSLYRALYTKAYMLKAAKKLKASKAKGYQTVKDCLAEINNSVEQISQSIIELRRLGHEPVGDDFFWHISNVETWVSAALTDVSTCLDEFSEHNMSKLKATIKGKVLNVAQATSNALALFYRYAARYRVARANKP from the coding sequence ATGGCAAAACTTGACTTTTCTTTGctacttttcttttcctctctcttctctatgTCTGTCATGGCGGAACCAGCCTTTGCTAGACGTTCCCGATCAAGAGCGTACATCGAGGCATCATGCCGCACCGCCCGCTATCCTACTCTTTGTATCAAATACCTATGTGGTTATGCTAATGCTAACATACAAAGTCTAGAGCAATTGGCTCACCTAGCTTTGTCTGTAAGCCTCTACCGTGCTTTGTATACAAAAGCATACATGTTGAAAGCGGCCAAAAAACTCAAGGCAAGCAAGGCCAAGGGATACCAAACTGTGAAAGATTGCTTGGCGGAAATCAACAATAGTGTGGAACAAATTAGCCAATCTATCATAGAGCTTCGTCGCTTGGGGCATGAACCAGTAGGAGATGATTTCTTTTGGCACATAAGTAACGTTGAGACTTGGGTTAGTGCTGCCTTAACCGATGTAAGCACTTGTCTAGATGAGTTTTCGGAACATAATATGAGTAAGTTGAAGGCCACGATCAAGGGAAAAGTCTTGAATGTGGCGCAAGCTACTAGTAATGCTCTAGCCTTGTTTTATCGATATGCGGCAAGGTATAGAGTTGCCCGGGCCAATAAGCCTTGA